The Streptomyces kanamyceticus DNA segment CACGATGTTCGACTGCTCCTCGGCCACCGGCGGCTTGAAGATCAGGGTGGACTGGAACACCCGTATCCGCTCGGCCTCGGCGATCCGCGCGGCCACCGCGCCGAGCAGCGGCTTGCGCAGGATGCGGCCGATCGTGTCGTCCTCGTAGTGGATGTAGTCGTTGTGGCGCTGCACCGGGCCGTGCTCCGGCTCCCAGTAGGCCAGCTTGGGCGGGCGGACGGGCAGGGTGCGGTCGCGGTGCCCGGCGTAGAAGTTCTCGCTCGCCGACTCCAGGAGGTCGATCTCCTCGTCGGTGAAGAGCTTCTTGGACAGGTACCAGCCGTGCTGGGCGTAGAAGAGGACGTCCTCGTCGGTGGGGAGGAGTTCGCGCTCTTCCTCCGTCAATTCGAACAGCGTGGCATCGTGAACGGTCACGGGTCTTCCTTCGGTGCGAGTGCTGCGATGCGGATGCTGCGGCGCAGGTCGTACTGAGGGTGGTGAGGGTGCTGCGCCGCAGTGCTGCGGGTACTGCGGAATGCGGGCAACGGGAAGGCGCGCGCTACGGGCCCGGGCCCGTCAGGCGGTCGCCTTCTCGCGGGCCACGGCCTCGTAGAGGGCCTTGATGTTGCCGCTGCCGAACGTCCGGGCGCCGTGGCGGTCGATGACCTCCCAGAAGAAGGTGTTCCTGACGTGCAGGGACTGGGTGAAGATCTGGAAGACCTGACCCCAGTGGTCCTGGTCGACCAGGACGTTGGTGCGCCGCAGGTCCTCGATCTTCAGGTCCGGACGGCCCAGGCGCTCCTCCAGCTCGTCGTAGTACGCGTCGGGCGTCTCCAGGAACCGCACGCCGCGCGACTCCAGGGCGGGCACCGCGGTGACGATGTCGTCGGCCAGGAGCGCCAGGTGCTGCACGCCCGCGCCGCCGTGCCGTGCGAGGAAGCCGTCGATCTGGCCCGGCTTGCGGTCGGTGACCGGCTCGATGAGGGTGAACGTCACCTTGCCCGAGGGGCTCTGCACCACCTTGGAGTCCATGGCCTGCTCGCCGACCTCGATGAACTCCTCGAAGATCTGGGTGAACCCGAAGACCTTCTCGTAGAAGGCGACCGTGGGGCGCAGCTGGCCCGCGGGCAGGCAGATCGCCGCGTGGTCCACGGTGTTCAGCAGGTGCGGGCCCTCGTCCGGGTCCTCGGCGAAGATGTCCATCACGCCGGGCAGGAACTCGGCCCGGTCGCCGGTGCGCTGCACGAAGCGGTGGGCGACGTCGCCGAAGCCGAGCACGGAGGCGGTGACGACCTCGGTGCCCTCCTTGGTGTGCGTCCGGGGCTGCTCGACGGCGAGGGCGCCGCGCTCGACGGCGAGGGCGAACGCCTTGGCGGCGTCGGTGACCTCGAAGGCGATGTTGGCGACGCCGTCGCCGTGCCGGGCCACGTAGGCGGCCGCGGGGTGCTCGGGGGTCAGCGCGGAGGTGAGCACGACCTCGATGCCGCCCTGGCG contains these protein-coding regions:
- the hppD gene encoding 4-hydroxyphenylpyruvate dioxygenase, which produces MNIGAVDHIEFYVGDAQQSAFFLCTAFGFRVCGQAGPETGQADRRSLLLRQGGIEVVLTSALTPEHPAAAYVARHGDGVANIAFEVTDAAKAFALAVERGALAVEQPRTHTKEGTEVVTASVLGFGDVAHRFVQRTGDRAEFLPGVMDIFAEDPDEGPHLLNTVDHAAICLPAGQLRPTVAFYEKVFGFTQIFEEFIEVGEQAMDSKVVQSPSGKVTFTLIEPVTDRKPGQIDGFLARHGGAGVQHLALLADDIVTAVPALESRGVRFLETPDAYYDELEERLGRPDLKIEDLRRTNVLVDQDHWGQVFQIFTQSLHVRNTFFWEVIDRHGARTFGSGNIKALYEAVAREKATA